The Sorangiineae bacterium MSr11367 genome window below encodes:
- a CDS encoding arginase family protein, translating to MPLLVPYHLDEHLADFDWPAEATRTVTRPESPPGATTWEPLRALYEQVASAVAQETGRTAVVAGDCMASLGIVAGLQRRGLDPSVVWFDAHGDVQTLETSTSGYLAGMPLRMLAGYGRPYLADPLGLRTVRESRIRLVGARDLDPPEVTYLANSEIRRCTVEDLDEAQLPDGPIYLHLDVDVIDPGDLPGLTFPANDGPSLTAVRSALRRVLATGRTAAVCIACNWHRHRGAGTILRELASELLA from the coding sequence ATGCCCCTCCTCGTTCCGTACCATCTCGACGAGCACTTGGCCGATTTCGACTGGCCCGCCGAGGCCACGCGCACGGTCACGCGCCCCGAAAGCCCGCCCGGCGCCACGACGTGGGAGCCGCTCCGTGCGCTCTATGAGCAGGTGGCCTCCGCGGTCGCGCAAGAGACCGGGCGAACTGCGGTCGTCGCGGGCGACTGCATGGCCTCCCTTGGCATCGTCGCGGGCTTGCAACGCCGCGGCCTCGACCCGAGCGTCGTTTGGTTCGACGCACACGGGGACGTGCAAACCCTAGAGACCAGCACCTCGGGCTACCTGGCGGGGATGCCGCTCCGCATGCTAGCCGGCTATGGGCGCCCCTACCTCGCAGACCCGTTGGGCCTGCGCACCGTGCGCGAAAGCCGCATCCGCCTCGTCGGCGCCCGCGATCTCGATCCGCCCGAGGTCACCTACCTCGCAAACTCGGAAATCCGGCGCTGCACCGTGGAAGACCTCGACGAAGCGCAGCTCCCCGACGGCCCCATCTACCTGCACCTCGACGTCGACGTCATCGATCCCGGCGACCTCCCCGGGCTGACGTTTCCCGCCAACGACGGCCCCTCGCTCACCGCCGTGCGGTCTGCGCTTCGTCGCGTCCTCGCCACGGGGCGCACGGCCGCCGTCTGCATCGCCTGCAACTGGCACCGCCACCGCGGCGCCGGCACCATCTTGCGCGAGCTCGCGAGCGAACTGCTCGCGTAG
- a CDS encoding RNA ligase family protein — MSSKYPRSFHLPWSPGGTSDDKRLRDVSGLLGVELVVTEKCDGSNLTYTRHSVFSRSHAGPPSHPSFDLAKATHARLSYLISEGTSIFCEYCYAVHSIEYEALPNHSLVFGVRDDEAGIWWEWDMVATQAADLGLPTVPVLFRGAVETERQLQELTGDLAAQPSTFGGTREGVVVRRAASFANTDFPRNLAKWVRKDHVTTDEHWMHQGITPQRLRH; from the coding sequence GTGTCTTCCAAGTATCCGCGCTCATTTCACCTCCCCTGGTCGCCCGGGGGCACGTCGGACGACAAACGTCTGCGCGACGTCTCCGGTTTGCTCGGCGTCGAATTGGTGGTGACCGAGAAATGCGATGGCAGCAACCTCACGTACACGCGCCATAGCGTCTTTTCGCGCTCGCACGCGGGCCCGCCTTCGCACCCGAGCTTCGACCTGGCCAAGGCCACGCACGCGCGATTGAGCTATTTGATTTCCGAGGGCACCTCCATCTTTTGCGAATACTGTTACGCTGTGCACTCGATCGAATACGAGGCACTCCCCAACCATTCCCTGGTTTTCGGCGTTCGCGACGACGAAGCCGGCATCTGGTGGGAATGGGACATGGTGGCAACCCAAGCGGCCGATCTCGGCCTTCCCACAGTGCCCGTTCTCTTCCGCGGCGCGGTCGAAACCGAGCGCCAGCTCCAGGAGCTCACCGGCGACTTGGCAGCCCAGCCCTCCACCTTCGGCGGCACGCGCGAGGGCGTGGTCGTCCGCCGCGCCGCCTCCTTCGCCAACACGGATTTCCCTCGGAATCTCGCCAAGTGGGTCCGCAAGGACCACGTCACCACCGACGAACACTGGATGCACCAGGGCATCACGCCCCAGCGCCTCCGCCACTAG
- a CDS encoding PA14 domain-containing protein, with amino-acid sequence MRYELNIGRRCVVAFAGVVALVATTGCQASFKATTGGSGQPSNYNPPPSYNEPPQEGGRGPRRAPMPGYGGPTTNNPPPYNPPPYNPGPQAPRYTLPGGDSVPIATSGNAFGNGQASADSLRGFVYALPVGTSRLPDLSSMRPIGVLYTRSIDVPSRSFRDGFPGIDNTRNEWFAIRYEGTFTVARTGNYSFRMLSDDGSNLYIDDVKQLDNDGLHGVGGGARNMNLNAGTHRIRLDYFQGGVGGAALQLFVAAPSSPERAFTTSL; translated from the coding sequence ATGCGATACGAATTGAATATTGGCCGTAGGTGCGTCGTCGCGTTTGCTGGGGTCGTTGCCCTGGTTGCGACCACGGGATGTCAAGCGTCTTTCAAGGCAACCACCGGAGGCAGCGGGCAACCCTCGAATTACAACCCGCCGCCTTCGTACAACGAGCCGCCCCAGGAGGGTGGTCGCGGTCCGCGCCGTGCGCCCATGCCGGGTTACGGCGGGCCGACGACGAACAACCCGCCGCCGTACAATCCGCCTCCGTACAACCCCGGGCCGCAGGCGCCGCGCTACACCTTGCCGGGCGGCGACTCGGTGCCCATCGCCACCTCGGGCAACGCGTTTGGCAACGGCCAGGCATCGGCCGATTCGCTGCGCGGCTTCGTCTACGCCCTCCCGGTGGGGACCTCTCGCCTTCCCGATCTCTCGAGCATGCGCCCCATCGGCGTCCTCTACACGCGCTCGATCGACGTCCCGAGCCGCAGTTTCCGCGACGGCTTCCCCGGCATCGACAACACGCGCAACGAGTGGTTCGCCATCCGCTACGAGGGCACGTTCACCGTCGCCCGCACCGGGAATTACAGCTTCCGAATGCTCTCGGACGACGGCTCGAACCTGTACATCGACGACGTGAAGCAGCTCGACAACGACGGCCTCCACGGCGTCGGCGGTGGTGCGCGCAACATGAACCTCAATGCCGGCACGCACCGGATCCGGCTCGACTATTTCCAAGGCGGCGTCGGCGGTGCGGCGCTGCAACTCTTCGTCGCGGCGCCCTCGAGCCCCGAGCGCGCCTTTACGACGAGCCTTTAG
- the lon gene encoding endopeptidase La, whose translation MFPASVVPINVGRARSVRLVEDLLGQERAVVGIVSQRDAEVDEPAFGDLYDVGTVARVVKVIRLGPSNYSVVLHGVSRLKMVAPLGLEPYMRARIRRIPENLERDVELDALGASLRESMREALALMPNLPKETAGILDNVRESGALADLIASNLAAEQATVADKQRILETFDAKARVRAVAAIVGKQLELLRVRREISTMVADEGKSQRELILRQQMKSIKEELGEGGEDDEVEELRERLRLAQLSEDAQKIAKKQLSRLAGMQQQSAEYNVTRSYLEWLADMPWNKTTHDKLDVADVRRCLDEDHFGLEKVKKRIVEYIAVRKLRADKKGPILCFIGPPGVGKTSLGRSIARSMGRRYHRIALGGVRDEAEIRGHRRTYVGALPGRIVQGLKKVGVRNPVFVLDEVDKLGVDMMGDPAAALLEVLDPAQNGTFQDHYLDTPFDLSQITFLATANNPDTIPAPLWDRLEVIEVPGYTRMEKRSIAREFLAPKQLSAHGLTPERLEFTEPGIETIVDNYTREAGVRGLEREIGAVCRHVAMRLAEGEDVHEVATTEMVEKVLGAPRYSRETAEDQLVPGVATGLAWTPSGGDVLFIEATRMPGKGSVVVTGNLKAVMQESATAAVTFVRSKASSLGLEQEFLRSIDLHLHVPKGGTPKDGPSAGITMFSAVASLLLHCPVKRDVAMTGEITLRGNVLPVGGIKEKLLAAHRAGMKEVLIPARNERDLDDVPKDVLAELHIHLVKRVDEILPLVLEPPVAAPPETPSTPPPEGDDGVHAV comes from the coding sequence GTGTTCCCAGCGAGCGTGGTTCCCATCAACGTGGGGCGTGCGCGAAGCGTGCGACTCGTCGAGGATCTGCTCGGCCAAGAGCGCGCGGTCGTCGGCATCGTCAGCCAGCGCGACGCCGAGGTCGACGAGCCCGCGTTCGGCGACCTGTACGACGTCGGTACGGTCGCCCGCGTGGTGAAGGTCATTCGCTTGGGACCGAGCAACTACTCCGTCGTGCTTCATGGGGTGTCGCGGCTGAAGATGGTCGCCCCGCTGGGGCTCGAGCCGTACATGCGGGCGCGCATCCGCCGCATCCCCGAGAACCTCGAGCGCGACGTGGAGCTCGACGCCTTGGGCGCGAGCCTGCGCGAATCGATGCGCGAGGCCCTGGCGCTCATGCCCAACCTGCCCAAAGAGACGGCGGGCATTTTGGACAACGTGCGCGAAAGCGGCGCCCTGGCCGACTTGATCGCCTCGAACCTCGCGGCCGAGCAGGCCACGGTGGCGGACAAGCAGCGCATCTTGGAGACCTTCGACGCGAAGGCGCGCGTGCGGGCCGTCGCGGCCATCGTGGGCAAGCAGCTCGAGCTTCTGCGGGTGCGCCGCGAGATCTCGACGATGGTGGCCGACGAGGGCAAATCCCAGCGCGAGCTCATCCTGCGCCAGCAGATGAAGAGCATCAAAGAGGAGCTCGGCGAGGGCGGGGAAGACGACGAGGTGGAGGAGCTGCGCGAGCGGCTGCGCCTGGCCCAGCTTTCGGAAGACGCGCAAAAGATCGCGAAAAAGCAGCTGTCGCGGCTCGCAGGCATGCAGCAGCAGTCGGCCGAGTACAACGTCACCCGCAGCTACCTCGAGTGGCTGGCGGACATGCCGTGGAACAAGACCACGCACGACAAGCTCGACGTGGCGGACGTGCGCCGCTGCCTCGACGAAGATCACTTCGGCCTGGAAAAGGTGAAGAAGCGCATCGTCGAGTACATCGCCGTGCGCAAGCTGCGGGCCGACAAGAAGGGGCCGATCCTCTGCTTCATCGGCCCGCCCGGCGTGGGCAAGACGTCGCTGGGTCGGTCCATCGCGCGCTCGATGGGGCGCCGCTACCACCGCATTGCGCTCGGCGGCGTGCGCGACGAGGCGGAGATCCGCGGGCACCGGCGCACCTACGTGGGTGCGCTCCCGGGCCGCATCGTGCAAGGCTTGAAGAAGGTCGGCGTGCGCAACCCCGTGTTCGTGCTCGACGAGGTCGACAAGCTTGGCGTCGACATGATGGGCGATCCGGCGGCGGCCCTGCTCGAGGTGCTCGATCCGGCACAGAATGGGACCTTCCAGGATCATTACCTGGACACGCCGTTCGACCTTTCGCAGATCACCTTCCTGGCGACGGCGAACAACCCGGACACCATTCCGGCGCCGCTCTGGGACCGCCTCGAGGTCATCGAGGTGCCCGGCTACACGCGCATGGAGAAGCGCAGCATCGCGCGTGAGTTCTTGGCGCCGAAGCAACTCTCCGCGCACGGGCTGACGCCCGAGCGGCTCGAGTTCACCGAGCCAGGTATCGAGACCATCGTCGACAACTACACGCGCGAGGCCGGAGTTCGCGGGCTCGAGCGCGAGATTGGTGCGGTGTGCCGCCACGTGGCCATGCGCCTGGCCGAGGGCGAGGACGTGCACGAGGTGGCGACGACCGAAATGGTCGAGAAGGTGCTCGGCGCACCCCGCTACTCGCGGGAAACGGCGGAGGATCAGCTCGTCCCGGGTGTGGCGACGGGGCTCGCATGGACGCCGTCGGGGGGCGACGTGCTCTTCATCGAGGCGACGCGCATGCCCGGCAAGGGATCGGTGGTGGTCACGGGCAACCTGAAGGCGGTGATGCAGGAGTCGGCCACCGCCGCGGTGACGTTCGTGCGCAGCAAGGCGTCGTCGCTCGGGCTGGAGCAGGAGTTCCTGCGCTCGATCGATCTGCACTTGCACGTGCCGAAGGGCGGGACGCCGAAGGACGGGCCCAGCGCGGGAATCACCATGTTTTCCGCGGTGGCGTCGCTGCTTCTGCATTGCCCGGTGAAGCGCGATGTGGCCATGACCGGCGAGATCACGCTGCGCGGGAACGTGCTGCCCGTCGGCGGCATCAAGGAGAAGCTCCTCGCGGCGCACCGCGCGGGCATGAAAGAGGTGCTCATCCCGGCGCGCAACGAGCGCGATCTGGACGATGTGCCGAAGGACGTGCTGGCCGAGTTGCATATCCACTTGGTGAAGCGGGTGGACGAGATTCTGCCCCTGGTGCTGGAGCCCCCGGTGGCCGCACCGCCCGAGACTCCGAGCACCCCGCCGCCCGAAGGCGACGACGGCGTCCACGCGGTGTAA
- a CDS encoding RidA family protein — translation MSTSRTNLELKNPAGLYDPTPNGYSHLALVAPNARLVFVAGQGGENAEGKLEPDFQRQVRQALDNVRTALAAAGAAPRDVAKLTVLIVDHTEDKLHILGAELDRVWEAHMKPTCTLIPVPRLALEGMLFEVEATAVLRTEESS, via the coding sequence ATGTCCACTAGCCGAACGAATCTGGAGCTCAAAAATCCCGCCGGCCTCTACGATCCGACCCCCAATGGCTATTCGCATTTGGCGCTGGTTGCGCCCAACGCGCGCCTCGTGTTCGTCGCCGGTCAGGGCGGCGAGAACGCGGAAGGAAAACTCGAACCCGATTTTCAGCGGCAGGTGCGCCAAGCGCTCGACAACGTGCGCACGGCCTTGGCGGCTGCGGGCGCAGCCCCACGCGACGTGGCCAAGCTCACCGTGTTGATCGTCGACCATACCGAGGACAAACTGCACATTTTGGGCGCCGAGTTGGATCGCGTGTGGGAAGCTCACATGAAACCGACCTGCACCTTGATCCCCGTTCCGAGGCTCGCGCTCGAGGGAATGCTCTTCGAGGTGGAGGCCACCGCCGTTCTGCGCACCGAGGAATCCTCATGA
- the tsaB gene encoding tRNA (adenosine(37)-N6)-threonylcarbamoyltransferase complex dimerization subunit type 1 TsaB, translating into MRIVAVDTSTALGSVALLEGERIVFTSERRLSNAHGESLLLAMDEAMQHAGWTPRDVERWAVGIGPGSFTGTRIGVATVKGIALGTGREIVAVTSFEAVRWGLDIAPDETAVSVLPAMHGEVFVQWGDAEPLHLPQATAAARIVELVGGAGPLLIVGSGGPLVDWGGASVRLVNEAPHDVPHAASIARIAGQRAPSTESEPSQPSQIEPLYVRPPDITLPKGSS; encoded by the coding sequence ATGCGCATCGTGGCCGTCGATACCTCCACCGCCCTCGGGTCGGTGGCGCTGCTCGAAGGGGAGCGCATCGTCTTCACCTCGGAGCGACGGCTCTCGAATGCCCATGGCGAATCGCTGCTCTTGGCCATGGATGAGGCCATGCAGCACGCGGGCTGGACGCCGCGGGACGTCGAGCGGTGGGCCGTGGGCATCGGGCCCGGTTCGTTCACCGGCACGCGCATCGGTGTGGCGACGGTGAAGGGGATCGCACTAGGGACCGGGCGCGAAATCGTCGCGGTCACGTCGTTCGAGGCGGTGCGCTGGGGGCTCGACATCGCGCCGGACGAAACCGCGGTGAGCGTGCTTCCGGCGATGCACGGCGAGGTCTTCGTCCAATGGGGCGACGCCGAGCCGTTGCACCTGCCGCAGGCCACGGCGGCGGCGCGCATCGTGGAGCTCGTGGGGGGCGCGGGGCCGCTGCTCATCGTGGGAAGCGGAGGCCCGCTCGTCGATTGGGGCGGGGCCTCCGTTCGCCTCGTGAACGAGGCCCCCCACGACGTGCCGCACGCCGCATCGATTGCGCGCATCGCCGGGCAACGCGCGCCATCGACGGAATCGGAGCCTTCGCAGCCTTCGCAAATCGAGCCGCTCTACGTGCGGCCGCCGGATATCACGCTGCCTAAAGGCTCGTCGTAA
- a CDS encoding HAD-IIIC family phosphatase, with protein sequence MTTGAAVESKARNDEKKTVKCVVWDLDDTIWDGILLEDVNVRVREEAIRVIRTLDERGILHSIASRNDPATAMAKLRELGLAEYFLYPQIHWGSKSTSIQEIAKALNFGIDAIAFVDDQPFERDEVSFAHPQVRCIDAADVAKMADLPEMNPRFVTDDSRVRRKMYQADIERKTVEDAHQGSPDEFLASLDMQFVIASAQEEDLKRAEELTVRTNQLNATGYTYSYDELAAFRQSTNHDLLIASLTDKYGTYGKIGLALLEKTAAVWTLKLLLMSCRVMSRGVGTVLLNHIIERARDAGALLRAEFVATNRNRQMYITYKFAGFREVDRNGNRSILENDFSNVQKFPSYIDVEIQT encoded by the coding sequence ATGACGACCGGCGCGGCGGTGGAATCGAAAGCGCGGAATGACGAGAAGAAGACCGTCAAGTGTGTCGTGTGGGACCTCGACGACACCATCTGGGACGGCATTTTGCTCGAGGATGTGAACGTCCGGGTGCGCGAAGAAGCCATCCGCGTCATCCGCACCTTGGATGAACGTGGCATTCTGCACTCCATCGCCAGCCGCAACGATCCGGCGACGGCCATGGCCAAACTGCGCGAGCTCGGCTTGGCGGAGTATTTTCTGTATCCGCAGATCCATTGGGGAAGCAAATCGACCTCCATTCAGGAAATTGCCAAGGCCCTGAACTTCGGAATCGATGCCATCGCCTTCGTCGACGACCAGCCCTTCGAGCGCGACGAGGTGAGCTTCGCCCACCCCCAGGTCCGGTGCATCGACGCCGCCGACGTGGCCAAAATGGCCGATCTTCCTGAAATGAATCCGCGATTCGTGACCGACGACTCGCGCGTGCGGCGCAAGATGTACCAGGCGGACATCGAACGTAAAACCGTGGAGGATGCCCACCAGGGCAGCCCGGACGAATTCCTCGCCTCGCTGGACATGCAATTCGTCATTGCCAGCGCCCAGGAAGAAGATTTGAAACGCGCCGAAGAGCTCACCGTGCGCACCAACCAACTCAACGCAACGGGCTACACCTATTCGTACGACGAATTGGCCGCATTTCGGCAATCAACGAATCACGACTTGCTCATCGCAAGCTTGACCGACAAATACGGAACTTACGGAAAGATTGGACTCGCCCTGCTCGAGAAAACCGCCGCGGTGTGGACGCTCAAATTGCTCTTGATGTCCTGCCGGGTGATGTCCCGCGGCGTGGGCACCGTCCTCTTGAACCACATCATCGAACGGGCGCGAGATGCCGGCGCCCTCTTACGCGCCGAGTTCGTCGCCACCAACCGCAATCGGCAAATGTACATCACCTACAAATTCGCGGGCTTTCGCGAAGTGGATCGTAACGGGAATCGTTCTATTTTGGAAAACGACTTTTCCAATGTGCAAAAATTCCCATCTTACATCGACGTCGAGATTCAGACTTGA
- a CDS encoding acyl-CoA dehydrogenase family protein: MTLSLTPAHEAAHAEFRGFVDDHIAPFAGDWHRAQATPPEIIRRLSERGYLGLSIPASFGGGGNDAVTLGLLAAELGRGCSSLRSLLTVHTMVAQAVLRWGSRAQKETWLPQLASGARIGALALSEPDVGSDAKSVTTTMRSEGDAFIVDGHKTWITYGSVADLFLVFGRTEEGPTALLVERERPGLRTDPIMDLVGIRASMTASVRLQGCRVPADNIVGRRGLGISQVASMALDSGRYTVAWGCVGIQRACVEACIAYTGRREQFGVLLKEHQLVRQKVTDMFTDLHASELLCMEAGRLRDGKDPAALAATSMAKYFASTASVRTANDALQLHGANGAAGDYPLQRYLGDAKIMEIIEGSSQIQQITIAEYAYQEHARSHGIPSGTDSWRK; encoded by the coding sequence ATGACGCTTTCCTTGACCCCAGCGCACGAGGCGGCACACGCCGAATTTCGCGGTTTCGTCGACGACCACATCGCGCCCTTCGCCGGCGATTGGCATCGCGCCCAGGCCACCCCGCCCGAGATCATCCGGCGGCTTTCCGAGCGTGGTTACCTGGGGCTGTCCATTCCCGCGAGCTTCGGCGGTGGAGGCAATGACGCGGTCACCCTGGGCCTTTTGGCCGCCGAGCTCGGGCGCGGCTGCTCGTCCTTGCGCAGCCTTCTCACGGTTCACACCATGGTGGCGCAAGCCGTTCTGCGCTGGGGAAGCCGCGCGCAGAAGGAAACGTGGCTTCCCCAGCTCGCCTCGGGGGCGCGAATCGGCGCGCTCGCGCTCTCCGAGCCGGACGTGGGAAGTGACGCCAAAAGCGTCACGACCACCATGCGAAGCGAGGGCGATGCCTTCATCGTCGACGGGCACAAGACGTGGATTACCTACGGGTCCGTGGCCGATCTCTTTCTCGTCTTCGGGCGCACCGAAGAAGGGCCCACCGCCTTGCTGGTCGAACGCGAACGGCCCGGCCTTCGCACGGATCCCATCATGGATCTCGTCGGCATCCGCGCCTCGATGACCGCGAGCGTGCGCCTCCAAGGCTGCCGCGTGCCCGCGGACAACATCGTGGGCCGGCGCGGGCTGGGCATCTCCCAAGTGGCCTCCATGGCGCTCGATTCGGGACGCTACACCGTCGCTTGGGGCTGCGTCGGCATCCAGCGGGCGTGCGTGGAAGCATGCATCGCGTACACCGGCCGGCGCGAGCAGTTCGGCGTGCTTCTCAAAGAGCATCAACTCGTACGCCAGAAGGTGACCGACATGTTCACCGATCTGCACGCCTCCGAGCTGCTCTGCATGGAGGCGGGCCGCCTGCGCGACGGCAAAGATCCCGCGGCCCTCGCCGCCACGTCGATGGCGAAATATTTCGCATCGACGGCGTCCGTGCGCACGGCCAACGACGCACTGCAGCTCCATGGCGCCAACGGCGCGGCGGGCGATTACCCGCTCCAGCGTTACTTGGGCGATGCGAAGATCATGGAAATCATCGAAGGAAGCTCACAAATTCAGCAAATCACCATCGCCGAGTATGCCTACCAAGAGCACGCTCGCAGCCATGGAATCCCCAGCGGAACGGACTCGTGGAGGAAGTGA
- a CDS encoding MarR family transcriptional regulator, producing MKKKKVGENPAFELPPVKSSGMRELHSLDGALLLMHFGFRGLVAEADLFLQHHGLSRVHHRVLYAIARSESLSVGALLELLGVSKQALHKPLKQLQDEGYVVAQRDPAQHRSKILRLTAKGARIENAASKRERKAIGEALKVVKPSHRRAWFEIMAVLARRA from the coding sequence ATGAAAAAGAAGAAGGTCGGGGAGAACCCCGCGTTCGAGCTGCCCCCCGTCAAAAGCTCGGGCATGCGGGAGCTTCATTCGCTCGACGGCGCGCTGCTGCTCATGCACTTCGGCTTTCGCGGCCTGGTCGCCGAGGCCGACCTTTTTCTGCAGCACCACGGCCTGTCGCGGGTGCATCACCGCGTGCTCTACGCGATCGCCCGCAGCGAAAGCCTGTCCGTCGGCGCGCTGCTGGAGCTTCTCGGCGTCAGCAAGCAGGCGCTGCACAAACCGCTCAAACAGCTTCAGGACGAAGGCTATGTCGTTGCGCAGAGAGACCCCGCGCAACATCGCAGCAAGATCCTGCGGCTCACCGCGAAGGGCGCGCGCATCGAGAATGCCGCGTCGAAACGCGAACGAAAGGCCATTGGCGAAGCCCTGAAGGTCGTCAAACCGAGCCATCGCCGCGCATGGTTCGAGATCATGGCCGTGCTGGCCCGCCGCGCGTAG
- a CDS encoding AAA family ATPase: MVPIDLPQAPDYRVPWDALQVFPWVRALEACPQDPIHHAEGNVWIHTRMVLETLAGMTSWRELPEEDRRAVYLACLLHDVAKPATTRTEDDGRVTAKGHSRRGELMARKILWELGEPFGLRERVCGLIRYHQIPFYLIEREDARRMAAEISLVARCDLLSLVAEADIRGRVCQDLQRILDNIDLYREYCRDEGCFNGPRTFASPHTRYTFFHSEGRHPDVEAWDDTKVNVVVMSGLPGSGKDTYVKTHFPNWPVVSLDGLREELDIDHSDNQGQVVQTARERAKEHLRRGERFVWNATNISRRFRAPLLSLLADYHARITIVYVEAPREALWSQNRSRDAVVPERVIRAMMDRWEVPDGTEAHEIVYAVPSGHGA, translated from the coding sequence ATGGTTCCCATCGATCTTCCCCAAGCACCCGATTACCGCGTGCCGTGGGACGCGCTGCAGGTTTTTCCCTGGGTGCGTGCGCTGGAAGCTTGTCCGCAGGATCCGATTCACCACGCCGAGGGCAACGTGTGGATTCACACGCGCATGGTGTTGGAGACGCTCGCGGGGATGACGTCTTGGCGCGAGTTGCCCGAGGAAGACCGCCGCGCGGTGTACCTCGCGTGCCTTCTGCACGACGTGGCCAAGCCGGCCACCACACGCACCGAGGACGACGGGCGCGTGACGGCCAAAGGGCATTCCCGTCGCGGTGAGCTCATGGCTCGAAAGATCCTATGGGAGCTCGGCGAGCCGTTCGGCCTCCGCGAAAGGGTGTGCGGCCTGATTCGTTATCATCAGATTCCCTTTTATCTCATCGAACGCGAGGACGCGCGCCGCATGGCCGCCGAAATAAGTCTCGTGGCCCGCTGCGATCTGCTCTCGTTGGTGGCCGAGGCGGACATCCGTGGGCGGGTGTGCCAGGACTTGCAACGCATTTTGGACAATATCGATTTGTACCGCGAATATTGCCGCGACGAAGGCTGTTTCAATGGCCCGCGCACGTTCGCGTCTCCGCACACGCGCTATACGTTCTTTCATTCCGAGGGCCGCCATCCCGACGTGGAAGCGTGGGACGACACCAAGGTGAATGTGGTGGTCATGTCGGGCCTTCCGGGCTCGGGCAAAGACACGTACGTTAAAACGCATTTCCCGAATTGGCCCGTCGTATCCTTGGATGGATTGCGCGAAGAGCTCGATATCGATCACTCCGACAATCAGGGCCAGGTGGTTCAAACCGCGCGCGAGCGTGCCAAGGAGCATTTGCGGCGCGGTGAGCGGTTCGTATGGAATGCGACGAACATCTCGCGGCGTTTTCGCGCGCCGTTGTTGTCGCTGTTGGCCGATTACCATGCGCGAATCACCATCGTGTACGTCGAGGCGCCGCGCGAGGCGCTCTGGTCGCAGAATCGCTCCCGCGACGCCGTCGTTCCCGAGCGGGTCATTCGAGCCATGATGGATCGCTGGGAGGTGCCCGACGGCACCGAGGCCCACGAGATCGTGTACGCGGTGCCGTCAGGGCACGGGGCGTAA
- a CDS encoding RidA family protein, which translates to MKREDFDVPGIYAHPGFKRVVTVQGDVKFVFIAGQTPSDENYKCVAAGDYRGQYLQVMNNLDIQLKAAGATWDDVVFRRTFVRDVDEFLKVFHDPELPKYGDGRPPSTLIGVTRLSQPGFLIEIDLMAVVDPAAKAARSE; encoded by the coding sequence ATGAAACGCGAAGACTTCGATGTACCGGGCATCTACGCGCACCCCGGTTTCAAGCGTGTCGTCACCGTGCAAGGCGATGTGAAGTTCGTATTCATCGCCGGCCAAACGCCGTCCGACGAGAATTACAAGTGCGTCGCCGCCGGCGACTACCGCGGGCAGTACCTGCAGGTGATGAACAACCTCGACATTCAACTCAAGGCAGCCGGCGCCACCTGGGACGACGTCGTGTTTCGCCGCACCTTCGTGCGCGACGTCGACGAGTTTCTCAAAGTCTTCCACGATCCCGAGCTGCCCAAGTACGGCGACGGCCGCCCGCCGAGCACCTTGATCGGTGTCACGCGACTCTCGCAACCCGGATTCCTCATCGAGATCGACCTCATGGCCGTCGTCGATCCTGCCGCTAAGGCGGCGCGCAGCGAGTGA
- a CDS encoding GNAT family N-acetyltransferase encodes MILRDVTEDDLPTLFEHQREPEAQRMAQFPGREREAFMVHWRDRILANPANTKKVIEVGGVVVGNITSWDGEGMRLVGYWLGSAHWGRGLASAALADFVAHHERTRPLHAFVAVQNIGSIRVLEKAGFRPVGAPTTGSDGVTELLMQLESSPPA; translated from the coding sequence ATGATCCTGCGCGATGTGACGGAGGACGACCTACCCACCCTGTTCGAACACCAACGCGAGCCGGAGGCGCAGCGCATGGCGCAGTTTCCCGGGCGCGAGCGCGAGGCGTTCATGGTGCACTGGCGGGACAGGATCCTGGCCAACCCCGCCAACACCAAGAAGGTCATCGAGGTCGGCGGCGTGGTGGTCGGCAACATCACGAGTTGGGACGGGGAGGGCATGCGCCTGGTCGGCTACTGGCTGGGCAGCGCCCACTGGGGCCGAGGCCTCGCCTCCGCCGCCCTGGCCGACTTCGTGGCCCACCACGAGCGGACCCGCCCCCTGCACGCCTTCGTGGCCGTCCAAAACATCGGCTCCATCCGCGTCCTGGAAAAGGCCGGCTTTCGCCCCGTCGGCGCCCCCACCACGGGCTCCGACGGCGTCACCGAGCTCCTGATGCAGCTCGAGAGCTCGCCACCCGCCTGA